A portion of the Gammaproteobacteria bacterium genome contains these proteins:
- the coxB gene encoding cytochrome c oxidase subunit II, whose protein sequence is MSWMLPESFSTFGPDVDFLYYAILVVTGIVFVITEALLVYFVIRYRRRDGQKATYIHGSTKAEIIWTTVPFIAVLGLAFISIPSWNMMKNPDSVPADALDYIINAKQFEWEITYAGTDGVTGTADDISTINIMHVPVNQAVNITLRSEDVLHSFFLPEMRVKQDAVPGMDITVWFEATAAGAYPIGCAELCGNLHTTMGGTLNVYEAAEFEAWVASQSADADDADDADDQEDQ, encoded by the coding sequence ATGAGCTGGATGCTCCCCGAAAGTTTTTCCACCTTTGGGCCTGACGTCGACTTCCTGTACTACGCGATCCTCGTGGTGACGGGCATCGTCTTCGTGATCACCGAGGCGCTCCTGGTCTATTTCGTCATCCGCTACCGGCGGCGCGACGGGCAGAAGGCCACCTACATCCACGGGTCGACGAAGGCGGAGATCATCTGGACCACCGTCCCCTTCATCGCCGTGCTGGGCCTGGCCTTCATCAGCATTCCTTCGTGGAACATGATGAAGAACCCGGACAGCGTGCCCGCCGACGCCCTCGACTACATCATCAACGCGAAGCAGTTCGAGTGGGAGATCACCTACGCGGGCACGGACGGGGTCACCGGCACCGCCGACGACATCTCGACGATCAACATCATGCATGTCCCGGTGAACCAGGCGGTCAACATCACCCTCCGGTCCGAGGACGTGCTGCATTCGTTCTTCCTGCCCGAGATGCGGGTGAAGCAGGACGCCGTGCCCGGGATGGACATCACCGTCTGGTTCGAGGCGACCGCCGCGGGCGCGTACCCCATCGGTTGCGCCGAACTCTGCGGTAATCTGCATACGACCATGGGCGGGACCCTCAACGTATACGAGGCGGCCGAGTTCGAAGCCTGGGTCGCCTCCCAGAGCGCGGACGCCGACGACGCCGACGACGCCGACGATCAGGAGGACCAGTAG
- a CDS encoding cytochrome C oxidase subunit IV family protein, producing MAGNGEEPRYFLIWFILFVLTMAEVGYAFLALPQWLLATGLILMALWKALLVAIYYMHLKWEPKRLWILAASPLPLAVILVIAVLTEF from the coding sequence ATGGCAGGCAACGGCGAAGAGCCCAGATACTTCCTGATCTGGTTCATACTGTTCGTTCTGACGATGGCCGAGGTGGGGTACGCGTTCCTCGCCCTTCCGCAGTGGCTGCTGGCCACGGGGCTGATCCTCATGGCGCTCTGGAAGGCCCTGCTGGTGGCGATCTACTACATGCACCTGAAGTGGGAGCCCAAACGGCTGTGGATCCTGGCCGCGAGCCCGCTGCCGCTGGCGGTGATTCTGGTGATCGCCGTGCTGACGGAGTTCTGA
- a CDS encoding cytochrome ubiquinol oxidase subunit I translates to MTWRSGAGPILLLGALALLVMAEPAFAQVPAGRDYGDFPVIGGRAAVWIAAQVHLLFAAFVLGVPMFAVVTEAIGMFGGDERYDKLSKEFTRLLLVAYSATAIWGGILLFLLVTIYPTLFSYLAQIFNLSMWIYVGLFFFESFTLYLYYYGWDRWKQGRAKWFHWGLGIALNVWGTIVMFIANGWLTYMMSPPADVTVDTAPQMVQLWAALTNATWMPINIHRLIANVVFGGAVVGAYAAYRFLAAKSDEERAHYDWMGYVGNMIAIGALIVLPFAGYWLGREIYEFNQQMGITMMGGFMSWLWIIQAFLIGILFLAGNYYLWVGMGRIPGAERFMPYTKYMLAVLIVGVIVWATPNTMIASREEFAAMGGTHHPFLSVLGLMSGKNTAVNFMILTTFLSFLLYRRANKEPVVPWARTGTIVQGAIFVVASAIVLFYGIYGYMVPTLVRIGFSVYQVLTVLACIIGVITIDLLMLRGATSRGEIQWGRMPQRSQYALFILAVTFTWLMGLMGFARSGIRQHWHVFEVIRDTSPWAATPALGYSSVVISACVLIFFGLVAFIFWLGSLAEKPVISSAGRTSAAGGIQSDLQPAPSEG, encoded by the coding sequence ATGACGTGGCGCTCCGGCGCCGGACCCATCCTTCTGCTGGGTGCGCTCGCCCTCCTGGTGATGGCGGAGCCCGCGTTCGCCCAGGTGCCCGCCGGGCGCGACTACGGCGACTTCCCGGTCATCGGCGGGCGGGCGGCCGTGTGGATCGCGGCCCAGGTGCACCTGCTCTTCGCCGCGTTCGTGCTGGGCGTGCCCATGTTCGCGGTGGTCACCGAGGCCATCGGCATGTTCGGCGGCGACGAGCGCTACGACAAGCTGTCCAAGGAGTTCACCCGGCTTCTGCTGGTCGCGTACTCGGCCACCGCCATCTGGGGCGGCATCCTGCTCTTCCTGCTGGTCACCATCTACCCGACCCTGTTCAGCTATCTCGCGCAGATCTTCAACCTGTCGATGTGGATCTACGTGGGGCTCTTCTTCTTCGAGTCCTTCACGCTGTACCTGTACTACTACGGCTGGGACCGCTGGAAGCAGGGGCGCGCGAAGTGGTTCCACTGGGGGCTGGGCATCGCCCTGAACGTGTGGGGCACGATCGTCATGTTCATCGCCAACGGCTGGCTGACCTACATGATGAGCCCGCCGGCCGACGTCACCGTCGACACGGCTCCGCAGATGGTCCAGTTGTGGGCGGCGCTCACCAACGCGACCTGGATGCCGATCAACATCCACCGGCTGATCGCCAACGTCGTGTTCGGCGGGGCGGTGGTCGGCGCCTACGCGGCGTACCGCTTCCTGGCCGCAAAGAGCGACGAGGAGCGGGCGCACTACGACTGGATGGGCTACGTGGGCAACATGATCGCAATCGGCGCGCTCATCGTTCTGCCCTTCGCGGGCTACTGGCTGGGCCGCGAGATCTACGAGTTCAACCAGCAGATGGGCATCACCATGATGGGCGGCTTCATGAGCTGGCTGTGGATCATCCAGGCCTTCCTGATCGGGATTCTGTTCCTCGCCGGCAACTATTACCTGTGGGTGGGGATGGGCCGAATACCCGGGGCGGAGCGCTTCATGCCCTACACGAAGTACATGCTCGCCGTGCTCATCGTGGGCGTGATCGTATGGGCGACGCCCAACACCATGATCGCCAGCCGCGAGGAGTTCGCGGCGATGGGCGGCACGCACCACCCCTTCCTGAGCGTCCTCGGGCTGATGAGCGGCAAGAACACAGCGGTCAACTTCATGATCCTGACCACCTTCCTGTCGTTCCTGCTCTACCGGCGCGCCAACAAGGAACCGGTGGTGCCGTGGGCGCGCACGGGAACGATCGTGCAAGGCGCCATTTTCGTGGTGGCCTCGGCGATCGTGCTGTTCTACGGGATCTACGGCTACATGGTGCCGACCCTCGTGCGCATCGGCTTCTCGGTCTACCAGGTGCTCACGGTGCTCGCGTGCATCATCGGCGTGATCACCATCGACCTGCTGATGCTGCGGGGCGCCACCTCGAGAGGCGAGATCCAGTGGGGCCGCATGCCGCAGCGCTCGCAGTACGCCCTCTTCATCCTGGCGGTGACCTTCACCTGGCTGATGGGCCTCATGGGCTTCGCGCGCAGCGGCATCCGCCAGCACTGGCACGTCTTCGAGGTCATTCGCGACACCAGCCCCTGGGCGGCCACTCCGGCGCTGGGCTATTCGTCGGTGGTCATCTCGGCCTGCGTGCTCATCTTCTTCGGGCTGGTGGCCTTCATCTTCTGGCTGGGCTCGCTGGCCGAGAAACCCGTGATATCGTCGGCGGGCCGGACCTCGGCCGCGGGCGGGATCCAGAGCGACCTTCAGCCGGCACCCAGCGAGGGATAG
- a CDS encoding heme-copper oxidase subunit III: protein MSQPAASTADRHPMPGMMVYNVKLGMWIFLLSEVMFFTALIGSYIILRFAHPDHFAEPGAVLNVPLTAFNTFVLICSSVSMVKAYAAITQGDQKGLRFWLLVTILLGTFFVGVQVYEYIILAREGFVPMVELYGVAHEIEGAALYGATFYTMTGFHGTHVTIGILCMWFVLYRAWQGKYSADNYGAVEIMGLYWHFVDLVWIILFTIVYLI from the coding sequence ATGAGCCAACCAGCCGCATCGACAGCCGACCGGCATCCCATGCCCGGGATGATGGTCTACAACGTAAAGCTGGGAATGTGGATCTTCCTGCTGTCGGAAGTGATGTTCTTCACGGCCCTGATCGGGTCCTACATCATCCTGCGATTCGCCCACCCGGATCATTTCGCCGAGCCCGGGGCGGTGCTGAACGTGCCGCTGACGGCCTTCAACACGTTCGTTCTGATTTGCTCGAGCGTGTCGATGGTCAAGGCCTACGCCGCGATCACGCAGGGCGACCAGAAGGGGCTCAGGTTCTGGCTCCTGGTGACGATCCTGCTCGGCACCTTCTTCGTCGGCGTCCAGGTGTACGAGTACATCATCCTGGCCCGGGAGGGATTCGTTCCCATGGTGGAGCTGTACGGAGTGGCCCACGAGATCGAGGGAGCCGCCCTGTACGGAGCCACGTTCTACACGATGACCGGATTCCACGGCACGCACGTCACCATCGGGATCCTGTGCATGTGGTTCGTGCTGTACCGGGCGTGGCAGGGCAAATACTCTGCGGACAACTACGGAGCGGTGGAGATCATGGGTCTCTACTGGCACTTCGTAGACCTGGTGTGGATCATTCTGTTCACGATCGTATACCTCATCTGA
- a CDS encoding cytochrome c, whose amino-acid sequence MLKTNLSILAVVIGCLGVFTWVANAIPQLQSDVPEDLVLSDDVTPEELIAAGEELYNGGGGCTACHGLGERAPNLLTDHAGTGLIGERCANRVPGEDCKQYLHTSMVDPNAYLVEGFAPIMLDASRTLSSVQIWALVAYLQSLGGEVTVTGADFADDGGAVSAGGLAAAAPAAPVLGPTGPLDPEELLTRYTCATCHAISGPSPLGPSYEGMGSRLTADEIRTSILDPTASAAEGFEQMLGIMPPMFGNIPAAELEAIVQFIASQR is encoded by the coding sequence ATGCTAAAGACCAACCTGAGTATCCTGGCCGTTGTGATAGGCTGCCTGGGCGTGTTCACCTGGGTCGCCAACGCCATCCCGCAGCTCCAGTCGGATGTGCCCGAGGACCTGGTGTTGTCGGACGACGTCACCCCCGAGGAGCTGATCGCGGCGGGCGAGGAGCTGTACAATGGCGGCGGTGGTTGCACGGCCTGCCACGGCTTGGGCGAGCGCGCCCCTAACCTGCTCACCGATCATGCGGGGACCGGGCTCATCGGCGAGCGCTGCGCGAACCGCGTGCCGGGCGAGGACTGCAAGCAGTACCTGCATACGTCCATGGTGGACCCCAACGCCTACCTGGTGGAAGGGTTCGCGCCGATCATGCTGGACGCGAGCCGCACCCTCTCGTCCGTGCAGATCTGGGCGCTGGTGGCCTACCTGCAGTCCCTGGGAGGGGAGGTCACGGTTACGGGGGCGGATTTCGCGGACGACGGTGGCGCGGTATCCGCCGGCGGCCTGGCGGCGGCTGCGCCTGCCGCTCCCGTGCTGGGTCCGACCGGGCCTCTCGACCCGGAAGAGCTTCTGACCCGGTACACCTGCGCCACCTGCCACGCGATCAGCGGGCCCTCGCCGCTGGGGCCGTCCTACGAGGGCATGGGATCTCGCCTGACCGCCGATGAAATCCGGACCTCCATCCTCGATCCCACCGCGTCGGCGGCCGAGGGATTCGAGCAGATGCTCGGGATAATGCCCCCGATGTTCGGGAACATCCCGGCGGCCGAACTCGAGGCGATCGTGCAGTTCATCGCATCGCAGAGATAG
- a CDS encoding amidohydrolase family protein: MRGFTIPLAILFAIAVHPLTARAQSFDLLIRGGHVLDGTGNPAFVADVGVSGGEIVAVGDLAGASAAREIDATGLHVTPGFIDMHSHADRSLFTGGIEIRRASNLVAQGITTVVFGPDGRNPVWPLEAEIAGYENGGTALNVVPMVGHATVRTVAMGDDYERHATPEEIAVMVAEVRQGMEAGAWGLGAGPEYRPGRFSTTEEIIALAHVVADYDGFYYSHQRSQSPLPLWLTPSIVGEYTPPPTWPRGWRLTATDGMGETIRIGRETGIRVVGTHIKAKGPTTWGQSATDVAAINRARAEGVQVYLDQYPYETFGGGSAEVIPAWYYAPLGESRAGGLDDPKWRVIHSELFANYKDNLRRYLDDPQLHREMVADIEYMLDLQGGADRHVIVISPQDESLVGRTLAEVAKANGRTPVEQLIRFALDSEPTLRSGVRFRPLAGSPEDVERYMRQDFTATGTDGGIVPNPAPGQHPRYYGTYPHKIATYVRDKGTITLPFFVRSSTGLPAQIIGLPDRGYIRPGQKADLVAFDYPGVQDHATILDPGGGNEGIEYVFVNGEAVVDGGELTGALPGRVLRRHEVRGR, from the coding sequence ATGCGCGGCTTCACTATTCCGCTCGCCATCCTGTTCGCCATCGCCGTCCATCCCCTCACCGCCCGGGCTCAGTCCTTCGACCTCCTGATTCGAGGAGGACATGTGCTGGACGGCACCGGCAATCCCGCGTTCGTCGCGGATGTGGGCGTCTCCGGAGGCGAGATCGTCGCGGTGGGGGATCTGGCCGGTGCGAGCGCGGCCCGCGAGATCGACGCCACCGGGCTCCACGTCACGCCCGGCTTCATCGACATGCACTCGCATGCGGACCGCAGCCTGTTCACCGGCGGCATCGAGATCCGCAGGGCATCGAACCTCGTTGCCCAGGGGATCACGACCGTCGTGTTCGGGCCGGACGGACGAAATCCCGTTTGGCCCCTGGAAGCCGAGATCGCGGGGTACGAGAACGGAGGCACGGCGCTGAACGTGGTTCCGATGGTCGGCCACGCCACGGTTCGCACCGTCGCGATGGGCGACGACTACGAGCGCCACGCGACTCCGGAGGAGATCGCGGTGATGGTCGCCGAGGTCCGCCAGGGGATGGAGGCCGGAGCCTGGGGGCTGGGCGCCGGACCCGAGTACCGGCCCGGGCGCTTCTCCACGACCGAGGAGATCATCGCCCTGGCGCACGTCGTCGCCGACTACGACGGCTTCTACTACTCCCACCAGCGCAGCCAGTCCCCGCTTCCGCTGTGGCTCACTCCGAGCATCGTGGGCGAGTACACGCCGCCTCCGACCTGGCCGCGGGGCTGGAGGCTCACGGCCACCGACGGCATGGGCGAGACCATTCGCATCGGGCGCGAAACCGGCATCCGCGTGGTGGGCACCCACATCAAGGCGAAAGGTCCGACCACCTGGGGCCAGTCGGCGACCGACGTGGCCGCGATCAATCGTGCCCGCGCCGAGGGCGTCCAGGTCTACCTCGACCAGTACCCCTACGAGACCTTCGGCGGTGGTTCAGCGGAGGTGATTCCGGCGTGGTACTATGCGCCGCTGGGCGAGAGCCGCGCCGGCGGGCTGGACGACCCGAAGTGGCGGGTCATCCACAGCGAGCTCTTCGCGAACTACAAGGACAACCTTCGCCGCTATCTGGATGACCCCCAACTGCACCGCGAGATGGTCGCGGACATCGAGTACATGCTCGACCTCCAGGGCGGGGCCGACCGGCACGTTATCGTCATCTCGCCCCAGGACGAGTCACTCGTCGGGCGCACCCTCGCGGAGGTGGCCAAGGCCAACGGGCGGACGCCGGTGGAGCAGCTCATCCGGTTCGCGCTCGACAGCGAGCCAACGCTTCGCTCAGGCGTCCGCTTCCGTCCCCTGGCGGGAAGCCCGGAGGACGTCGAGCGGTACATGCGCCAGGACTTCACGGCGACCGGCACGGACGGGGGCATCGTCCCCAACCCGGCACCCGGGCAACATCCCCGCTACTACGGGACGTATCCGCACAAGATCGCCACCTACGTCCGCGACAAGGGCACCATCACGCTGCCGTTCTTCGTGCGCTCCTCGACCGGCCTGCCCGCGCAGATCATCGGACTCCCCGACCGCGGGTACATCCGTCCGGGACAGAAGGCCGACCTGGTCGCCTTCGACTATCCGGGGGTGCAGGACCACGCCACGATCCTCGATCCGGGTGGCGGAAACGAGGGCATCGAGTACGTCTTCGTGAACGGCGAGGCGGTGGTCGACGGAGGCGAGCTGACCGGGGCCCTCCCCGGGCGGGTACTGCGGCGGCACGAGGTGCGCGGGCGGTAA
- a CDS encoding cytochrome c produces the protein MNTKPWKHPLGQAAIVVVLAYVLFEWGIWLLPPLFGVASAPVPATVVLQYMGTVVVGVLIWVSDSEERWKQFKAPIHRVMVDPRQKVLRTALMVTIPLLVAFMTFDRVRPTVSAPAALRSVHPAPPGQIDFRGETMVLNGLENPLRHEGDLEEHYEEGKRIYVQNCMPCHGDALDGQGHFASAFNPAPLSFQDPGTIVQLTESFVFWRIAKGGPGLPREATPWDSAMPAWEDLLTAEEIWQVTIYLYEQTGWEPRTWEEEGAEGEEH, from the coding sequence ATGAACACCAAGCCCTGGAAGCATCCGCTGGGCCAGGCGGCGATCGTCGTGGTGCTGGCGTACGTTCTCTTCGAATGGGGCATCTGGCTCCTGCCGCCCCTCTTCGGCGTCGCCAGCGCGCCGGTGCCCGCCACCGTGGTCCTGCAGTACATGGGGACCGTGGTTGTGGGCGTGCTGATCTGGGTCAGCGACTCCGAGGAGCGCTGGAAGCAGTTCAAGGCCCCCATCCACCGGGTCATGGTCGATCCGCGCCAGAAGGTCCTGCGCACGGCGCTCATGGTCACCATTCCCCTTCTGGTCGCCTTCATGACCTTCGACCGGGTGCGGCCCACGGTCTCGGCGCCGGCGGCGCTGCGTTCGGTGCACCCGGCGCCCCCCGGACAGATCGATTTCCGCGGCGAGACCATGGTCCTGAACGGGCTCGAGAACCCGCTCCGGCACGAGGGCGACCTGGAGGAGCACTACGAGGAGGGCAAGAGGATCTACGTCCAGAACTGCATGCCCTGCCACGGCGACGCGCTCGACGGGCAGGGGCACTTCGCGAGCGCCTTCAACCCCGCGCCCCTCAGCTTCCAGGACCCGGGCACCATCGTACAGCTCACCGAGAGCTTCGTCTTCTGGCGCATCGCCAAGGGCGGGCCCGGACTGCCGCGCGAGGCCACGCCCTGGGACTCGGCGATGCCCGCCTGGGAGGACCTGCTTACCGCCGAAGAGATCTGGCAGGTGACCATCTACCTCTACGAACAGACCGGCTGGGAGCCGCGCACCTGGGAGGAAGAGGGCGCCGAAGGGGAGGAGCACTGA
- a CDS encoding cbb3-type cytochrome c oxidase subunit I → MDAHAHAHEMPWIRRYIFSTDHKIIAIQFLLMSLFFLVVGGLLAAMIRWQLGFPSEPMPGGMLLPDEMMAPTPAGAIMLPEFYNSLVTMHGTIMIFFAIMPLLVGVFGNLLIPLQIGADDMAFPRLNMASFWMAFPAGLLMLVSFAVEGGAAGAGWTSYAPLSASGEYTGVYLGQQLWLISLTILGFASLAGAVNYITTIINMRAPGMTWFRMPLATWALFITAILILLAIPILAGALIMLLFDQTIGTGFFLPASDGEPLLWQHLFWFFGHPEVYILILPAMGITSDVLANGARKPVFGYHAMVLAIVSIAFLSWIVWGHHMFQSGMNPMLGTTFMITTMVIAVPSAIKVFNWLGTIYKGNIHLHTPMLHALGFVSMFIIGGLSGVFMASTPVDVYIHDTYFIVAHIHYVLFGGSLFAIFAGITFWYPKMFGRLMSEKWGKIHFWLTLILYNLVFWPMHSIGIQGHMRRIYDPTQYEFLQPLQPINQFITVCVFALVAVQAIYALNFIISIWKGKKAGNNPWHANSLEWTVPSPPPHGNFELVPIVYRGPYEYSAPDVDEDYWLQDAPPPRETAAPALEPQPVAD, encoded by the coding sequence ATGGACGCGCACGCGCACGCCCACGAGATGCCGTGGATTCGGCGTTACATCTTCTCGACCGACCACAAGATCATCGCCATCCAGTTCCTCCTGATGAGCCTGTTCTTCCTGGTCGTGGGAGGATTGCTGGCAGCGATGATCCGGTGGCAGCTGGGTTTCCCGAGCGAGCCCATGCCCGGTGGCATGCTCCTGCCCGACGAGATGATGGCCCCCACGCCCGCCGGCGCCATCATGCTGCCCGAGTTCTACAACTCGCTGGTCACCATGCACGGCACCATCATGATCTTCTTCGCGATCATGCCGCTGCTGGTGGGGGTCTTCGGCAACCTGCTGATCCCGCTCCAGATCGGCGCCGACGACATGGCCTTCCCGCGCCTCAACATGGCGTCGTTCTGGATGGCCTTCCCGGCCGGGCTGCTGATGCTGGTGAGCTTCGCGGTGGAAGGGGGGGCGGCCGGCGCCGGATGGACGTCGTATGCCCCGCTCAGCGCGAGCGGTGAGTACACCGGCGTTTACCTGGGGCAGCAGCTATGGCTGATCAGCCTCACCATCCTGGGCTTCGCGTCGCTCGCGGGCGCCGTCAACTACATCACGACCATCATCAACATGCGCGCGCCCGGGATGACGTGGTTCCGGATGCCGCTGGCCACCTGGGCGCTCTTCATCACCGCGATCCTGATCCTGCTGGCGATTCCGATCCTGGCGGGCGCGCTGATCATGCTGCTCTTCGACCAGACCATCGGAACCGGGTTCTTCCTGCCGGCCAGCGACGGCGAGCCGCTGCTCTGGCAGCACCTGTTCTGGTTCTTCGGGCACCCGGAGGTCTACATCCTCATCCTGCCCGCGATGGGCATTACCTCCGACGTGCTGGCCAACGGCGCGCGCAAGCCCGTCTTCGGCTACCACGCCATGGTGCTGGCGATCGTCTCCATCGCCTTCCTGTCATGGATCGTGTGGGGTCACCACATGTTCCAGAGCGGGATGAACCCGATGCTCGGCACCACCTTCATGATCACGACCATGGTCATCGCGGTGCCGTCGGCCATCAAGGTGTTCAACTGGCTGGGGACCATCTACAAGGGGAACATCCACCTGCACACCCCCATGCTGCACGCCCTGGGCTTCGTGTCGATGTTCATCATCGGCGGGCTCTCCGGCGTGTTCATGGCTTCGACCCCGGTCGACGTCTACATCCACGACACCTACTTCATCGTGGCGCACATCCACTACGTGCTCTTCGGCGGCAGCCTGTTCGCGATCTTCGCCGGCATCACCTTCTGGTATCCGAAGATGTTCGGCCGGCTCATGAGCGAGAAGTGGGGCAAGATCCACTTCTGGCTGACGCTGATCCTCTACAACCTGGTGTTCTGGCCCATGCACTCGATCGGGATCCAGGGGCACATGCGGCGCATCTACGACCCCACCCAGTACGAGTTCCTGCAGCCCCTGCAGCCCATCAACCAGTTCATCACGGTGTGCGTCTTCGCGCTGGTGGCGGTTCAGGCGATCTACGCCCTCAACTTCATCATCAGCATCTGGAAGGGGAAAAAGGCCGGCAACAACCCCTGGCACGCCAACTCGCTGGAGTGGACGGTGCCCTCGCCGCCGCCGCACGGGAACTTCGAGCTGGTGCCCATCGTCTACCGGGGGCCCTACGAGTACTCGGCGCCCGATGTGGACGAGGACTACTGGCTGCAGGACGCGCCTCCGCCCCGCGAGACCGCCGCGCCCGCGCTCGAACCCCAGCCGGTAGCGGACTAG
- a CDS encoding c-type cytochrome — protein sequence MVPGFVFAAVMTCAVSAPLAAQEENALGRDVYDRWCASCHGYEGLGDGYAATYMLPRPRDFTQALYQIRTTASGQLPTDDDIMRVINEGMPGTTMPGWEEELSLEERLALVDYLKSFSRFFATGEAPEPLTFSSPTRATEEALADGREVYELIECNRCHGIDGRGDGTSSPTLVDDAGMPTYSADLTENWYFNGGGRVEDIYQRLRTGLDGTPMPSFTDLIDAGVITDEQLWNLAHYVRSFAPEDPPGITEVIRAGLVEDAPLPDGVDDPLWESAEAFYIPMGGQIIESPRWFVPQVAGLWVRALHDGGELAVHVSWSDHSESPDTAWAAFQAQVLSAVGPDEGDMEPGPRPDGLYLQFPMEIPEGMDKPYFLMGDPLDPVYLWHWESTAGAAQEADARGLGTMAAQGDASQSLVSEAAFSAGRWAVMFRRALENEDPGDLQFRVGEPVPVGFAAWDGDNGESRSRGSISSWHYIFLQEPTPATVVVAPLIATLLTAGLGVLVVARAQRREREGAEGPDEGDA from the coding sequence ATGGTACCCGGTTTCGTATTCGCCGCGGTGATGACGTGCGCCGTTTCGGCCCCTCTCGCCGCCCAGGAAGAGAACGCGCTCGGGCGCGACGTCTACGACCGCTGGTGCGCCTCCTGCCACGGCTACGAAGGCCTCGGCGACGGCTACGCGGCGACCTACATGCTGCCGCGCCCGCGCGACTTCACCCAGGCGCTCTACCAGATCCGCACCACCGCGAGCGGGCAGCTTCCCACCGACGACGACATCATGCGCGTCATCAACGAGGGCATGCCGGGCACGACCATGCCCGGATGGGAGGAAGAGCTCAGTCTCGAAGAGCGACTCGCGCTCGTCGACTACCTCAAGAGCTTCTCCCGGTTCTTCGCCACCGGCGAGGCCCCCGAGCCCCTGACCTTCAGCAGCCCGACCCGGGCCACCGAGGAAGCGCTCGCCGACGGGCGGGAGGTCTACGAGCTCATCGAATGCAACCGCTGCCACGGCATCGACGGGAGGGGCGACGGCACCTCCTCGCCGACGCTCGTCGACGACGCGGGGATGCCCACCTACTCGGCGGACCTGACCGAGAACTGGTACTTCAACGGCGGCGGCAGGGTGGAGGACATCTACCAGCGGCTGCGCACCGGTCTGGACGGGACGCCGATGCCGTCGTTCACCGACCTGATCGACGCCGGGGTCATCACCGACGAACAGCTGTGGAACCTCGCGCACTACGTGCGCAGCTTCGCTCCCGAAGACCCGCCGGGCATCACCGAGGTGATCCGGGCCGGCCTGGTGGAGGACGCGCCCCTTCCGGACGGCGTCGACGACCCGCTGTGGGAGTCGGCGGAGGCGTTCTACATCCCGATGGGTGGGCAGATCATCGAGAGCCCGCGCTGGTTCGTGCCGCAGGTGGCGGGGCTGTGGGTGCGCGCCCTGCACGATGGCGGCGAACTCGCGGTGCACGTCTCCTGGAGCGACCACTCCGAGAGTCCCGACACCGCGTGGGCCGCCTTCCAGGCCCAGGTCCTGTCGGCGGTGGGACCCGACGAGGGCGACATGGAACCAGGTCCCAGACCCGACGGCCTGTACCTTCAGTTCCCCATGGAAATCCCGGAGGGGATGGACAAGCCCTATTTCCTCATGGGAGATCCGCTGGACCCCGTGTACCTGTGGCATTGGGAAAGCACGGCCGGCGCAGCGCAGGAGGCCGACGCCCGCGGGCTGGGCACCATGGCCGCCCAGGGCGACGCCAGCCAGTCGCTCGTGTCGGAGGCGGCGTTTTCGGCGGGCCGCTGGGCTGTTATGTTCCGCCGCGCTCTTGAGAACGAGGATCCGGGCGATCTGCAGTTCCGCGTCGGTGAGCCGGTACCCGTCGGCTTCGCCGCCTGGGACGGCGACAACGGAGAATCGAGATCCCGGGGCTCGATCAGCTCATGGCACTACATTTTCCTGCAGGAACCGACGCCGGCCACCGTGGTGGTTGCGCCGCTGATTGCGACGCTGCTCACCGCCGGACTGGGCGTGCTGGTTGTGGCCCGGGCCCAGAGGCGCGAGCGGGAAGGCGCCGAGGGCCCGGATGAAGGCGACGCGTAG